The window TCGCCGCCAAGAGAGGCAAAGCTCCCGTCGGCGGCGTCCTAGTCGCCGGCACGGACGAGATGGCCCAGGAGGCTATCTACCACGGCGCGGATAAGGTCGTGGTTATAGTTAACCCCGAGCTGAAGGTCTACACTCCCTACGAGTACGCCAACGCGATAGCCAAAGTTGTGGCCAAATACAAGCCGGAGATCTTCTTGATAGGCGCCACCAAGAGAGGCCGCGAGCTCGCTGCGTTCATAGCGAATACATTGACGACGGGCATAACGGCTGACTGCACCGCGCTCGAGATAGACCCCAAGACGGGCGACCTCATGCAGATACGCCCGACCTTCGGAGGCACCCAGATGGCCACGATAAAGACGCCGCATAGGAGGCCTCAGATGGCCAGCGTGAGGCCCGGCGTGTTCCCCAAGCCCCCGCGCGACGTCAATAGAAAGGGCGAGATAATACACGAGGCCGTGGAGATCAACGGCAGGAGGACGACCTTCCTAGGCGCCGAGAGGAGAATAGAGCGCGACATAGCCGACCTGCCGCCCGTGGAGTCGTCGGACGTGGTGGTGGCCGGCGGGAGGGGGCTGGGCTCCGCCGAGGGCTTTAAGCTGTTGGTCGAGCTGGCCAAGCTCCTCAACGGCACTGTGGCCGCCTCGTTGATGGCAGTCCGCGCGGGCTGGGCGCCGCACACGAGGCAGGTGGGGCAGACGGGGAAGACCATCAGGCCGAGGCTCTATATCGCTGTCGGCATCTCGGGCGCCGTACAGCACATGATGGGGATACAGGAGTCGAAATACATAGTGGCCATAAACTCGGACCCCAACGCCCCCATAGTGCAGAACTCAGACTACGCGATAGTCGGAGACTACAAACAAATTGTGCCTCTCCTGATAGAGGAAATTAAACGGGCCAAAGGACTCTCTTAGGCTTTTTGCGTAACGCGGTTTGAGGAGCGGCGGATTGACAGTTGTGGACTGGTCTTATAAAGCGTCCAGAGGAGCCAACCGTGGGCCTCTTCGTCGCGATAGAGGGCATAGACGGGAGCGGGAAGAGCACCGTGATAGAGGAGTTGCGGAAGATTCTGCCCATATACGCCACCAAGGAGCCCAGCGACGGCCCCATAGGGCGGCTGATTAAGAGCTGGGCGTTGAGGGGAGGGACCACGGACCCCTACGTAGACGCTCTGTTGTTCGCGGCCGATAGGCTCGATCACTACCAGAGGGAGATAGCGCCGGCGTTAGGCGAGGGCCGGGTAGTGGTGACCGAGCGCTACGTCGAGTCCAGCATCGCCTATCAGGGAGCCGCCGGGGTCGACATAAAGTTCATCGAGCTGATCAACGCCCGCGTGCCGGCGCCCGACATAACGGTGCTCCTCGACATAGAGCCCGAGAAGGCCGTGGCGCGCGTCAGCGCCAGGAGCGGATACGTAGAGAAGTACGAACGGCTGGAGTTTCTGAAGGCAGTCCGCTCGATATATTTAAGGAGGGCGGCCGAGCGGGGCTACGTCGTGCTCAACGCCGAGGAGCCGCCGGAGGCGATCGCGAGGAGGATCGCAGAAATGATAAGGGCGGCGGCAAACCCCGCCCTTTAGGGCAAGGAGGAGGTCAGAAGGGCTAGGACTTAACGAGGCTGAGGAATTTCCTCAGCACCGTGAGCCCCTTCTTGCCGCTCCTCTCGGGATGGAATTGGACTCCGTATATGCCTCTGCCGTGGTCGCACACAGCGGCCACATACCTCCTCCTCAGCTCTATGTACGCGGCCTCGTAAGACGCGCCTCTGGCCTCGACGCCGTAGCTGTGGAGGTAGTAGTAGTAGCCGTCCTCGACGAGGTCGCACGCGCCGGTTGCGTACGTGCGCTCCCAGCCTATATGGGGAACTCTCTCCGCGTCTACCCGCACCACGCGGCCCGGGAAGAACGAGAGCCCCTGCCCCTCCCCCTCCTCGCTAGACTCGAAGAACAGTTGCATGCCTAGGCAAATGCCCAGCATCGGCTTAGAGCCGGCGTATTCCTTCACGGCGGCGGCCAGCTTGCTCGCCACGGAGAACGTCCCCACACCGGGCAGTATCACCGCGTCGGCGTCCTTAAGACCTTCGCCCTTCGAGACGAAGGCCTCGGCGCCGGCTCTCCTAAGCGCCGAGATCAAGCTTCCGATATTGCCGACAGTGTAGTCCAGTACGGCCAGCCTCATCTGATCAACTTGTCGAGGGGCACTATGACCACGTCCTTGGCGCCGGCGGCCTTGAGCCTCATTATTAGGTCGGGCAGATAGTCCTCGTCGACTACCGAGAACACCTCGTACATATCGCCGCGCGCCAGGCGGGCCACGCTGGGGGATTCGAGGGCCGGGAGGACGGAAATCACGTCGGCTATCCTATCGGCCGGCACGTTGAGGAACACCATGCGCTTGTTCTGGGCGTTCAGATAGCCCTTGATGTAGGCCGCGAGCTTCTGCACCACGTAGTGGTCGGCCCACGCGCGGCTTGCGACCAAACGCGCCGATGTGTCCAAGATCTTCCCCAGAGGCTCGAGGCCGTGTAGGGCTAGAGTGGTGCCGGTGGCCATCACGTCGACTACGACGTCGGCGACGCCCAACATCGGCATGACCTCGACAGAGCCTGAGACCTTGACTATCTTGACCTTCTTGCCCCGCTCCTCGAAGAACTTGGAGGCCAGATTGACGTACTTAGTGGCTACCTTGACCCCGTCGGGCAGATCGTCCACAGATCTCCACCTTCCCTTCACGGCCGCCACCACTATGGAGCCTCTCCCTATCTTGAGATCCAACAGCTCCACGACGTCGGAGTCGGCGCCGGACTCGACCACGTAGTCGTGCCCTGTTATCCCCGCCGCCACGTTGCCGGCCGCCACTATCTGGGGTATGTCCTCCGGCCTAAGCCTGACTATGTTGAGGTCGGGCCACGTCGTGGGGAGTATTATGGAGCGCTCGTCGGACGCCAGGAGGCTGATGCCCGCCAGCTCGAGGAGCCTCAAGGCGGGCTCCATCAAACGGCCTTTATTAGGTACGGCGAACAGTATGGGGACTGTCCGCTTCCGGCATGGCGCTCCCTTGAAGGGGCCTATATAAGCTTTATCCCGATGGTCTCCCCCAACGCCGCCAGGAACTTCTCCATCACGTCCATAGGCGCCACGGTGAACCTCAGGCAGGAACGGCAGAGGGGCCTGCCGCCGAGGGCCCTCACTGCGAAGCCGCGCCGGTAGAGCGCCTCGGCGATCTCCTCGGCGTCGTCGAGCTTCAACGTTATGAAGTTGCCCTCACCCACGTATTTATCCAGCGGTAGCCTGGAGGCGACTCTGCCCCTCACCTCCCTCATCTCCTCGACGGATCTGCGCACGTAGTTCTCGTGCTCCAGCGCCCTCTCGACGGCCTTAGCCGAGTAGCTACTTATCGGGTGCGGGTAGGCGAGCGCCTTGAGGGCCGAGGCCAGCTCCCGCCGGGCGACGAGGTAGCCCACCCTGAGGCCTGCCAGGCCCCAGGCCTTCGAGAAGGTCCTCGCCTCGACGACGTTCCCGTACTCGTACAGCTCGGGCCTCCACATGCCCGCGAACTCGGCGTACGCGGCATCGTATATCAACAAGCCGTCGAGGCGGGAGGCCAGCTCCGCGAGCTCCTTCACGACATGTCCAGTCGGGTTGTTGGGGGAGCAGACGTAGACTGCGCCGCCTCTAGCCCTCCTGACTACCTCGTCCACGTCGAGGCCAAGGTCGGGCTTGTAGGGAAGCTGGACGTACTCCACGCCGAGCTGATCCGCGAGTATCCTCGGCATGCTGTAGGTGGGCTCGAGGACGACGAGTCTCCTCTCCTCAGCGTAGTGGAGGAGCTGTACGGCTATCCGTAACCCGTCGTCGGCTCCGGCCGTTATCACCACCGAGCCCTCCGGAAGCCCCATATGGCCCTCTATCTTCGCCGCCAGCGACGTGTTGTTGGGCTGCGTATAGAAACGGGCCTCCCAGCTCTCTATATCGCCGAGGATCAGCCGGTAGTACTCCTCCGGCAGGAACAAGTTCTCGTTGAAGTGGAGCCTATATACCCGATATCCCACGTCGGGCTCCTCGTAGAACTGCGGAAGTCTCTTGAACATTGGAGGGCCGAAACGCCAATTTTTTATACGTCATACAACAAGCGTGGTCGCGCTGGTGCTTCCGTCGAGGGTGGTGCAGGAATTGAGAAGGAGGGCTGAGGCCGAGGGGATCTCCCTCGAGGACTATGTCCTTGAGCGATTGCTGGCGGACGCCGACCCTCCCGAAAGGGCTAAGACATATGCCGAGACGGCGGTCGAGATGTTGCAGGCGGCCGAGGAGGAGCTTAGAATTGGCGATTTGAGGCAGGCCAGCGAGAAAATCTGGGAAGCCGCGGCGCTTGCGGTGAAGGCCTACGCCTACTGGAAAGAAGGCATGAGGCTGACGTCCCACGGCGAGCTCTGGCGCTATAAGGACAAGATAGCTGAGGAGTTGGGCGACTGGGTACACGACGCCTGGGCTCAAGCCAACGCCATGCGCACAAACTTCTACGAGGGGTGGGCCACCGAGGCCGACGTGAGGAGGGCCTACGGAGAGGTGAGGGATCTGGTCGAGAGGATCGCCGAGAGGGTACTAGGGCGGCCGAACCCCTAGCGGGGCCGTGGAGCCTAGGCCTCTTGCGCCAGCCGACGAGGCTTGGAGAATCGCCGCGGGGCTGAACTACCGGCAGAGGGACGGCACGGTGATCGCGGTGGTGCAGGACGTCGAGACCGGCGAGGTCTTGATGGTGGCCCACATGGATCCGATCGCCGTGTTCCTCACGTTGGTGACCGGCCTAGCCCACTACTGGTCGACCAGCAGGAGGAGGCTCTGGCTGAAGGGCGAGACGTCCGGCCACTACCAGTACGTCGTGGAGTTCCGCACGGACTGCGACGGCGACGCGGTCCTTCTAAAGGTCGTCCAGATAGGAGCGGCCTGCCACACCGGGTCGCGCTCCTGCTTCGGCTCCAAGTACTCAAGGCTTCTGCCGGAGCCCCACAAGCTGAGGTCGAAGCTACTCGCCGATTAAGACGCTACCTCCTCCTGCGTCTGAGCTCCGAACAGACGTCGTCGAGAGAGAGCCCCTGGGCCGCCAGCAGGACCAGCAGATGGTACACGAGGTCGGCAGCCTCCTCGACCACCCGCCCTCTCCCCTCGGCGAGGGAGGCCACGGCCAGCTCGACCGCCTCCTCGCCGACCTTACGCGCTATATAGTGCACGCCTTTGGAATATATAGTATAGGTATAGCTGTTGGGATCTTTGGACGAGATCCTCTCGCGGATCACCGACTCGAGCTCCTTGAGTACGTCGCAGCTCATCGCAAAGCGTCGGCGTGGCGTCTGAAGCCCTCGTACTCGGCCAGCCTCACTGCGTATTCTCTCAGCTTGGTGTCGCCCAGAAGCCAGGCGAGGCCCACGGGCTTCATGAAGGTCAACGGCGTCACGGCCCCCCTCCACCTGGCGCTACCGCCCGTGGGGAGGACGTGCGATATCCCCGCGACATAGTCGAGGAGCGGGCTTGGGGCGTCCACCGATATGGCGCCGGCGTTCTTCACCATCTGGGCCAGCCGCGGGGCGCCCCACACCTCCAGGTGTTCGGGCGCCACCTCGTCTATTATCCTGGCCGCCTCCTCCAGCGACGAGACGGCCCGCGCCTCGAAGGAGCCCATAGAGCTGGTCCTCTCCTCCGCGTAGATCCTCCCCGCCTCCTTGACCAACGCGCGGTCTCTGGAGAGGAAGAGGGCGAAAGAAGCGGGGCCGTGCTCGAGCTGGGCCAAAGCCCCCGCGACCGCGCGCCTAGGCTCCACGCCCTCGGCGTAGACCACCAGCTCGGTCGGCCCCTCAATCCCGTCTATCCCGACGTAGCGCGAGAGGACGTACTTCGCCGCCTGGACGTAGACACCGCCGGGGCCCGCCAGCATGTCCACGCCGATTTGAAACGCCGCGTAGGCCAGGCCCTGGGGGCCGCCGAGGCTCACGACGCCCCTCACGCCGAGCCTCTCGGCCACTGTCAAGAGCTCGGGCGTGACGCCTCTGGGAGGAGTCACCACGTAGATGTCCCTAACCCCCGCGACTTTCGCCGGGACCGCGAGCATGACAAGGGTCGATATGTACCTCGCGGGGACGTAGAGCGCGGCCCTCTCGACGGGGCGCCACGAGACGGCCCTCAAGACCCCCTCGTAGTAGTCCACAACGTCGGCGGGGCGTAGACGGGCGTAGACCCGCTCCAGCGACCTAGCGGCCTCAAGCGCGGCCTCCACGACGGATCCGTCGGCGGCCGGATCCCCTCTAGGCTGTACAACCACCTCTCTGGGCTCTACCCCGTCGAGCCTCCTCGACCACTCCAACGCCGCGGCGAGGCCCCTGGCCTTTACGTCGTCGATAATTTCGGCGGCGGCCCTCAAGGCCTCTTCTGGAAACGGCTCCCTCACGACGGCCCTTAAGGCCGCCTATTTAAGCATGACACGCCGCAATCGTCAAGCCGCACAACGCAAAATTTATCAATATATACAGGTTTCTACCCGTGCAGTCGATAGAGCTCGTAGTCGTGGGGTTCGTCATAGTGTTCTTCATAGCCATCACGTTCTACGTGGCTGGGGCGCTGTCGGCACAGCCCCAGGCCCAGCAGGCAGAGCTGAACGTAATGGCCCAACAGATACTGCAGAGGATAACCACATACAGCGCATACAACCTGTCGCAGGATGTAGGGGTGGCCGATCCCAACGCGCCCGGCTACCTGAGCGACTACGCCATAGACTATCTGGCAATGGCGTCCGCCCAGCTGTCCGGATACCCGGCGTGTTATATGAATAAAACACAAAGCGAGCTCGCCAGTACAGTAGGCTCTACCGTATACCTGGTCGGCTACGGTTATGTCATACCCAACCTAATACAGGGCACGCTGAACTTGACGGCCATAGCGCGCAATCTCTTCGGGAATAACTATAATAGATACGACGTGGAGATCCAGATAAAGCCGCTGGTCAGAATGGCCATATGCCCCTATGTAACCGTCACGGTCTCCGGGAAATCCGTTACGTTTAAGAACACCGGGAGTCCTATATGCCGCCAGTTCTACTCGGCGATGGGACAGAGCCTAACCAACGGTACAGTATACATAGTCGCCAGAGGATCCTCCGCGAACCCATCTGGCAACGTAATCTACACAGTTTACTACTGCACAATACAACAGTCTAGTTCTAATTCGAAATCCGCAAGCACTTGCTACCCGCCGTATACTACGAGAACAGCGCTTGCGCCGCTTGGATCTAGCCCCATAGGCGGTTATTACTACAGCTACGCCGTGGCGCAGATGCCGACCTATGTCAGCTTTACGCAGATAGTAGGCGGATCCTCACCGCCATCGGCAGCTCTGGTTATCTATGCCCAGAAGGTGGACTACCCCTACAGCGCGACCTTCTACGTGTTTAACTCTACGCCGGTATCTCTAATATATGGCGCGCCCTTCCCCGGAAATACGGCCACCAGACTCTACCTGATACATGACGCCGATTACTTACAGCCAGGCACAACCACTCCCTGCGACGGAAGGCTGGCTAACCCATCGGGCAATCCGCCTAGTGGTAGGTCCGCTAATGGCATAAGGTACATCACTCTATATACAAGCCAGGGCCTTGTTAATTACGGCTCGAACATAACACTAAATCCAAGCAGTCAGCAAGTCCAGCCATGTGGACTATGCCAGAATCCTAGTTGTACCGCTTGTTGGCTTGATTTGCCGACAGACGCATTGCTCGCATTGGTATCTGTGGAGGCTAATTCTAACTCAGTAAATATACCGAAGGTTGCTCTCGTCCCCATACCGCTGTTCCCCGCGCCGCCAGCCACCGACGTTGATATAAAGACGTGGCTTAGGTGGGGCTTCTCAACCGCGCCCCAGGTCTACGCGGCCTCTGCCTGGGGCGTCTTCAACTCGCTCACCACGACCTACCTCGTCAACGTGACGGTCTACGAATATCCCGGGCCTGTAAGATGAGGTGGGTCCTCGAGCTCCTCTTCGCCGTATTGTTGGTGGCGCTAGCCATCTACGCCATGACGCTGTTGCCTAGAAGCCCCGTATCGACGACCATGGGCAGACAAGACGTCGAGACGGCCT of the Thermoproteus uzoniensis 768-20 genome contains:
- a CDS encoding electron transfer flavoprotein subunit alpha/FixB family protein yields the protein MPCKLWPEINKEEYKGVWVYLEHDGAKLKDVALELLGKARDLAAKRGKAPVGGVLVAGTDEMAQEAIYHGADKVVVIVNPELKVYTPYEYANAIAKVVAKYKPEIFLIGATKRGRELAAFIANTLTTGITADCTALEIDPKTGDLMQIRPTFGGTQMATIKTPHRRPQMASVRPGVFPKPPRDVNRKGEIIHEAVEINGRRTTFLGAERRIERDIADLPPVESSDVVVAGGRGLGSAEGFKLLVELAKLLNGTVAASLMAVRAGWAPHTRQVGQTGKTIRPRLYIAVGISGAVQHMMGIQESKYIVAINSDPNAPIVQNSDYAIVGDYKQIVPLLIEEIKRAKGLS
- the tmk gene encoding dTMP kinase, with protein sequence MGLFVAIEGIDGSGKSTVIEELRKILPIYATKEPSDGPIGRLIKSWALRGGTTDPYVDALLFAADRLDHYQREIAPALGEGRVVVTERYVESSIAYQGAAGVDIKFIELINARVPAPDITVLLDIEPEKAVARVSARSGYVEKYERLEFLKAVRSIYLRRAAERGYVVLNAEEPPEAIARRIAEMIRAAANPAL
- the hisH gene encoding imidazole glycerol phosphate synthase subunit HisH; amino-acid sequence: MRLAVLDYTVGNIGSLISALRRAGAEAFVSKGEGLKDADAVILPGVGTFSVASKLAAAVKEYAGSKPMLGICLGMQLFFESSEEGEGQGLSFFPGRVVRVDAERVPHIGWERTYATGACDLVEDGYYYYLHSYGVEARGASYEAAYIELRRRYVAAVCDHGRGIYGVQFHPERSGKKGLTVLRKFLSLVKS
- the hisG gene encoding ATP phosphoribosyltransferase is translated as MLFAVPNKGRLMEPALRLLELAGISLLASDERSIILPTTWPDLNIVRLRPEDIPQIVAAGNVAAGITGHDYVVESGADSDVVELLDLKIGRGSIVVAAVKGRWRSVDDLPDGVKVATKYVNLASKFFEERGKKVKIVKVSGSVEVMPMLGVADVVVDVMATGTTLALHGLEPLGKILDTSARLVASRAWADHYVVQKLAAYIKGYLNAQNKRMVFLNVPADRIADVISVLPALESPSVARLARGDMYEVFSVVDEDYLPDLIMRLKAAGAKDVVIVPLDKLIR
- a CDS encoding pyridoxal phosphate-dependent aminotransferase yields the protein MFKRLPQFYEEPDVGYRVYRLHFNENLFLPEEYYRLILGDIESWEARFYTQPNNTSLAAKIEGHMGLPEGSVVITAGADDGLRIAVQLLHYAEERRLVVLEPTYSMPRILADQLGVEYVQLPYKPDLGLDVDEVVRRARGGAVYVCSPNNPTGHVVKELAELASRLDGLLIYDAAYAEFAGMWRPELYEYGNVVEARTFSKAWGLAGLRVGYLVARRELASALKALAYPHPISSYSAKAVERALEHENYVRRSVEEMREVRGRVASRLPLDKYVGEGNFITLKLDDAEEIAEALYRRGFAVRALGGRPLCRSCLRFTVAPMDVMEKFLAALGETIGIKLI
- a CDS encoding PaREP1 family protein; this translates as MVALVLPSRVVQELRRRAEAEGISLEDYVLERLLADADPPERAKTYAETAVEMLQAAEEELRIGDLRQASEKIWEAAALAVKAYAYWKEGMRLTSHGELWRYKDKIAEELGDWVHDAWAQANAMRTNFYEGWATEADVRRAYGEVRDLVERIAERVLGRPNP
- the hisI gene encoding phosphoribosyl-AMP cyclohydrolase codes for the protein MEPRPLAPADEAWRIAAGLNYRQRDGTVIAVVQDVETGEVLMVAHMDPIAVFLTLVTGLAHYWSTSRRRLWLKGETSGHYQYVVEFRTDCDGDAVLLKVVQIGAACHTGSRSCFGSKYSRLLPEPHKLRSKLLAD
- the hisE gene encoding phosphoribosyl-ATP diphosphatase produces the protein MSCDVLKELESVIRERISSKDPNSYTYTIYSKGVHYIARKVGEEAVELAVASLAEGRGRVVEEAADLVYHLLVLLAAQGLSLDDVCSELRRRRR
- the hisD gene encoding histidinol dehydrogenase, whose protein sequence is MREPFPEEALRAAAEIIDDVKARGLAAALEWSRRLDGVEPREVVVQPRGDPAADGSVVEAALEAARSLERVYARLRPADVVDYYEGVLRAVSWRPVERAALYVPARYISTLVMLAVPAKVAGVRDIYVVTPPRGVTPELLTVAERLGVRGVVSLGGPQGLAYAAFQIGVDMLAGPGGVYVQAAKYVLSRYVGIDGIEGPTELVVYAEGVEPRRAVAGALAQLEHGPASFALFLSRDRALVKEAGRIYAEERTSSMGSFEARAVSSLEEAARIIDEVAPEHLEVWGAPRLAQMVKNAGAISVDAPSPLLDYVAGISHVLPTGGSARWRGAVTPLTFMKPVGLAWLLGDTKLREYAVRLAEYEGFRRHADALR